The Aythya fuligula isolate bAytFul2 chromosome 1, bAytFul2.pri, whole genome shotgun sequence nucleotide sequence ccCTGTGGGGAGGGTGAAGTTGTAGGGCTGATCTCAGGCACCAAGCAAGCCTGGGAGCGAGGAGCAGCCGGTGCTGAGGCCAGCCTCTGCCCTCTTTTCTTTGCTGGTGGCAGGGGTTGCCAGGGGCTGATGCACAGCCTGGGAAACCGCAGCTCCCGGATGAGAAAGCAAGAGCCAGACATCTACCCACTGCACTGCAGGAAACCTTTAATGACACGGGGACTGCTGCCAGCACACTGCAACAGCCAGAGCCTTCAGGTCCTGCGTCCAGCAGCACGGTGCTCAAGCCTCCCCACCCCGGCACAGGCACTTGTGTTGGTCACGGGCAGGAAAGGCACCGAGGGAAAGACGCCGCTGGTGGCCCCTCAAGGCAGCGCTCCGTGTTTCCGTCCCACCTCGGTGAAGGCCTCCACGCAGCGGTCGATGTCCTCGTCGCTGTGCACAGCCGAAATCTGGACCCGGATGCGGGCTTTCCCCTTGGGGACCACGGGGTAGCTGAAGCCAATGACGTAAATACCTGGGGAGAAAGCACGGAGAGCTGGATTTCAAGGGGTACCTGCTTCCGAGCTCTGATGGACTCATGGAAAATCCCCTCCCCTCTAGGAAGGACCAAGAGGATATTTGCAGCCGGAGGGTGCGAAACGAGCAGATTTCATGCAGGAATCTCTCTGGAGGAGAGATGATGGTGGTGGGGGCACCATCAGGCATCGATTCCATCGAGAAACGTGCCTGCAACCAGAGCTCCCTGCCCCGCTCACCCCTGCTCAGCATGTCCTCAGCCATCACCGCAGCCAGCCGGGCGTCCCCGAGCATAACGGGACAGATGGGATGGTCCTTGCCTGAGATGGTGAAGCCGGCTGCCGTCATCTTGCTTCTGAAGCTGGTGAGGAGAACGAGAGGAGGAGTCAAAGCATGTCACCCCTGTCCTTGGGGACCGCTGCCGTGCTTTCCCCGGGAGCCCTGGGGGTGATTCTGGCTCACATCTCCTCCCCCTGAGGACCTCCAGCAAGGTGTCAGCAGAGGGTGAACGCACACCCAACAAGTCCCTAACGCTCCTAACAAGCCCCTTCCCGTGCTCCCACCCCACCGGGGATGGGAGAGGAGTGGAGACACGGCCCCTCACCGCTGGGTCTTGGCGGCCATGGACTGGGCGATGGCGTTGCTCTCCATGAGCAGGTCCAGGGCCTTGGAGGCGCAGCCCACCACGGCGGGGGGCAGGCTGTTGGAGAAGAGGTAGGGCCGGGAGCGCTGGCGGAGCAGGTCGATGAGGGGTTTGGGGCCCGTCGTGTACCCACCTGCGGAGGCAGGGGAAAGGGGAATGGGTGAGGCACCCCTCGGTGCTGCGGCAGGGTCCCAAACCGAGCCTCGTGCCACCAGCAGGACAAGGAGAGCAGGCgttttgttggttttggacAGATGAAGGCAACGTCAAAGCGATGCTGTGGAGCACTTTAGAGCACGGGCAAGGGGATGCCttcacctgcagctcctccaagAGCTTTTCCCAGGGTGGAGTTGATGATGGTGACCTTGTCCATCACTCCCAGGAGCTCATCAGTACCCCTGCAGACAAAGGAACGTCACGTTAGGACCCGTGCCAGCGCCTACCAGGGGATCTGCTCTACACCTGGCACCTTGAGGGAAACGAAGCACCACCGGGCAGGCGGCAAGGCAGTGACACCGAACCCCCAAGACCCAAGGGGGCCTTCCAGGAGAGTGAAACGCCCCCTTACCGGCCGTTGGGCCCCAGGAACCCTGTGGCGTGGCATTCGTCGATGAAGACCAGGGCGTCGTACTTCTGGGCCAGCTGGCAGATCTCCCGCAGGGGCGCGATGTCACCGTCCATGGAGAAGGCACCATCGGTGGCCACCAGCCGCAGGCGGTGTTTCTGTGGGAGGGAAGAGTGGcaccctgctgcttccccacaGGATTTATCCACgccaaacagcaaaaaaggaTGCCCAAGGCATGGGAAAAAGCCGAATCCTTCAGGGTTGGGTCCTGCCCGGACACgtgggggctttggggtgggAGCGCAGCCCCGTACCTGCGCGTCCTGCAGCTTGGCCTCCAGGTCCTGCATGTCCATGTGCTTGTAGCGGTACTTGTTCGCCTTGCACAGGCGGATGCCGTCAATGATGGAGGCATGGTTCAGCTCGTCAGACAGCACCGCGTCCTCCGGGGTGAGCAGAGCCTGCCCGTGCCAAACGTACAGGGtcagcctctgctgcagggcACCACCTCGCCCCAATCGGGCAGCCCGTCCCGGTGTGGAGGACAAAGCTGCATTTGACTGCAGCTGCCACGTCTCTCCTGGCGCTGCTAAATTTTCCActttcctgcccagctcccttATCCCCTGGTTTTCTGAGGGCTGAGTAAACAGCTCCGCACGGCCCACACCTCCCAGTTCAAGGGCACCAGGTCTGGGCTCTCCACCAGGGAGCCTCTGcagcctctcccctcctctttGCCAGGCACGACCAACCTCAAAGATGCCGGCGTTTGCGTCGAAGCAGCTGGCGTAGAGGATGGCGTCCTCCCTCTGGTGGAAGCGCGCGatcttctcctccagctccttgtgTATGCTCTGAgcagacagaataaaaaaagcaagcatCACCGCTTAGGGCAGCGCGAGTTCTCGCTTGCCCGCTGCTGATGGGTGCAGTctgcagggggagaaaataaatgcgTTTTATCCAGGAGAGGTGTGTAGGGGGGAGAAGCTAATGGGCCCTAAAACCACGGTGATCGGTTTGGATGCCAAAAACCCAGCAGGGAGACTCCAGCCTCCCAGCCACGAGGCAGCAGCCATGggttttctgtgtttaactCTGCTGGGGCTCTGAGGGGGATAAATTGGGGTAGGTTTGACCGAGATGGTTCAAGTTTAGGATTTTTAAGCGAGCCTGGCTGCAACCCTGAGtgctgggaggggtggggaacggcatttgctttctgaatgcGGGGGGatattgatttttctcctctccaggagGGGAACGGTTTAAGGGGGGATGTTCCCTGTGCCTGGTACCCCGTTTACCTGCGTGCCGCAGATGAAGCGCACAGAGCTGAGGCCGGCACCGAACTCCTCGAGGGCTCGCACGGCGGCGCGGATCACCTGCGGGTGGCTCGACAGCCCCAGGTAGTTGTTGGCACAGAAATTGAGGATCCCTGCGGGGGCACACCTTGCAGCCACCACCGGTCCAGCGGTGGTGTCACCAGCGGTGACCCCATCAGTGACCCCATCGGGGACCCCATCGGTGACCCCACTCACCGGCGTCTCCCCCTCCAGCCAGGCGGAGGTGGGGGCCCTGCGGGGAGGCGATGACCCTCTCGCTCTTCCAGGTGCCGGCTCCCCGGatcccctccagctccccctCCAGCCGCCGCCGGAgctgcgccgccgccgcccccgaAGCCGCCCGGGACCCCCCGGCCCCgaccccggccccggccccggcccccgccgccgccgccgccacccggAGCCACATCCCCGAGCCCCGAACCGCTGGGGGCGGTGCGAGCACGGCCAATGGCAccggggggagggaagggagggaggggaagggaaaaaagggaagggaaaaagggagggaagggaaaaagggaagggaagggaagggaagggaagggaagggaagggaagggaagggaagggaagggaagggaagggaagggaagggaagggaagggaagggaagggaagggaagggaagggaagggaaaggaaaaagggaagggaaaggaaaaagggaagagaagggaaaaagagaagggacCCCCTTTCCTTCAAATCATCCCCTGTATGATTTGGGATCACTTGGGCAGATCCTACCCGCGGCTCTCAGACCGTCCCGTgggctccctgccagccccactgGGAGGGACGCTATGGGGCCAGGCCGGCCCTGGTCCCGTGCCAAAGCCCTGGTGACAGCGGGGCCGTGCCCATCCCCACACCCCAAAGGTCCCCGCCACCACCCGTCTGCGCTGTTATCTCCAGCCCTCACCCGCCGGGTGGCGGGCTGATGGGGACGTGGGGCAGGAAGGGAACAGGGAACCcatcgtcctcctcctcctggaaGGGCTGCGGCTCTCTtcgcctccctccctccctccctccctccgaGTCCTCAGCCTGCCCACCACAACCCCCCAGACCCACAGGAACCCAAGTCCTGCCCGGCCCCAGCAGACCCCCGGGGCCACCCGCGCTTCCGAGGCGAAATAAAAACCCAGACCAGCAGCTCTTAAAAAGGGGAACTCTTCATGCTGaagatgttccttttttttttttttttttttttctttctttctttcgttAATTGCCTTATTTTAGCTGTTTCCAGACAGAAATAGATCAATTcgttacacagaaaaaaaaaaaaaaaaggcaatagtaagaggtaaaaataaaggcaaaagcTATTTACAGAAACCAACGGGGAGAGTCTGGACAAAGGCCTCCAGACTTCTCACTTCTTTTTGGGCGATTTTCGGGCGCCGGATTTGGCTCTGGGTTTGGACCGCTTTGCCTTCTTCACCTTGGATGTCTTCAGCGACTTGGCCTTAACAGTCTTTGGCTTCTTGGCTTTCTTGGGGCTGGCCCTTGACTTCTTCCTGGCTTTCCTGGCGGCGGCTTTGGGCTTCTTGGCCGGCGACCTGGATTTCCTGGGCCTCGCCGCCTTCTTGGGCGACGTGGACCTTCGGGCagccttcttcttcttcttcctcccgGCCGGGGACTTCTTGGCCTTGTCCCCCTTGGCCAGGCGGTAGGAGCCGGAGGCCCCGACCCCTTTGGTCTGCTTGAGGACGCCGGCGGCGAGCAGGCGCCGGATGGAGAGCTTGATCTGGAGGTCGGCGTGCTGGCCCACCCTGTAGTGGCTCTTCACGTACTTCTGGATGGACTGCCGGGAGGAACCGCCGCGGCTCTTCTCGGCCCGGATGGCCGCCGCGATCATCTCCGAGTAGCTGGGGTGGGACGCCGGCTTCCGAGGCGCCTTCACCCGCTTGGGCttggcggccggggccggggccgggatGGGGCTGTCCGTCATGGCCAGCGCTTCTCCCGGTGCTGCTGTGGTGGAAACCGGGACCGGGTCGGCCAGCTGCGATGGGGGCACCGGGGCAGGCAACGAGAAGGAGCCACGGGCAACACGGGATGCTgtgctgccacctctgctgtCTCTGCCGCCTCTGCGGGTGCAGCCGGTGCTGCCCCGAATTTAAGGGTGTGGTGCGGACGGCAGGGAGGACTGCCTGTCCCCAGTGTC carries:
- the GCAT gene encoding 2-amino-3-ketobutyrate coenzyme A ligase, mitochondrial, coding for MWLRVAAAAAGAGAGAGVGAGGSRAASGAAAAQLRRRLEGELEGIRGAGTWKSERVIASPQGPHLRLAGGGDAGILNFCANNYLGLSSHPQVIRAAVRALEEFGAGLSSVRFICGTQSIHKELEEKIARFHQREDAILYASCFDANAGIFEALLTPEDAVLSDELNHASIIDGIRLCKANKYRYKHMDMQDLEAKLQDAQKHRLRLVATDGAFSMDGDIAPLREICQLAQKYDALVFIDECHATGFLGPNGRGTDELLGVMDKVTIINSTLGKALGGAAGGYTTGPKPLIDLLRQRSRPYLFSNSLPPAVVGCASKALDLLMESNAIAQSMAAKTQRFRSKMTAAGFTISGKDHPICPVMLGDARLAAVMAEDMLSRGIYVIGFSYPVVPKGKARIRVQISAVHSDEDIDRCVEAFTEVGRKHGALP
- the LOC116499892 gene encoding histone H5, with amino-acid sequence MTDSPIPAPAPAAKPKRVKAPRKPASHPSYSEMIAAAIRAEKSRGGSSRQSIQKYVKSHYRVGQHADLQIKLSIRRLLAAGVLKQTKGVGASGSYRLAKGDKAKKSPAGRKKKKKAARRSTSPKKAARPRKSRSPAKKPKAAARKARKKSRASPKKAKKPKTVKAKSLKTSKVKKAKRSKPRAKSGARKSPKKK